A single Cnuibacter physcomitrellae DNA region contains:
- a CDS encoding Rv2175c family DNA-binding protein: MTEPSTSSWLTVPDLVEELGLTQSRVRRLIEERALVAVRRDGKLVVPALFLRDGEPLHELKGTVLVLADSGFDDEGIVDWLLSDNDTIGVPPIEALRAGRKTEVRRVAQALAL, translated from the coding sequence GTGACCGAACCGTCCACCTCGTCCTGGCTCACCGTTCCCGACCTCGTGGAGGAGCTCGGGCTCACCCAGAGCCGCGTGCGCCGCCTCATCGAGGAGCGCGCGCTCGTCGCCGTCCGGCGCGACGGGAAGCTCGTCGTCCCTGCGCTGTTCCTCCGCGACGGCGAGCCGCTGCATGAGCTCAAGGGCACCGTGCTGGTGCTCGCCGACAGCGGCTTCGACGACGAGGGGATCGTCGACTGGCTGCTCTCCGACAACGACACGATCGGCGTGCCGCCGATCGAGGCCCTGCGTGCCGGTCGGAAGACCGAGGTCCGGCGGGTGGCTCAGGCGCTCGCGCTCTGA
- the pknB gene encoding Stk1 family PASTA domain-containing Ser/Thr kinase yields the protein MTSATTDPMLGRLIDGRYQVKSRIARGGMATVYVATDLRLDRRVAIKVMHGHLADDEVFRERFVREARSAARLAHPNVVNVFDQGQDSDMAYLVMEYLPGMTLRDLLRERGRLGIEQAVDVMDAVLGGLAAAHKAGIVHRDLKPENVLLADDGRIKIGDFGLARAASANTATGQALLGTIAYLSPELLTRGVADTRSDVYAAGIMFSEMLVGAQPFTGDQPMQIAFKHANEPMPVPSSANPEVPEGLDDLILWATVKDPEERPADAKEMLDRLREVEAGLGIVRHAGTASQRTMLLPPEALGPSPDDRSTTVFTAPSVPAEEAAAEAAGPEATVQLVARKARRRRARGWWLLVAVLVVAAGLGGTGWWYSAGPGSMTTIPTLAGSAPDSALAQLQEMGLKPDQRQQTSPTVAAGTVIDTDPPGGTSIRSGSAVTVIVSSGPAMLAVPTLAGLAEADARAAITAAGFTAGTSTTQFSSDVASGVVIAATDPSGTALGSEYGEQQTIDLVVSLGAVPDVTGQTLDEAKAALGAVGLVATEGAQDYNEDVPEGSVYQATVQTDPVRPGDSVVLDVSRGPAPVPVPNVEGLTRDEAKQALQAVGLVPVYSVFWDAIPNALTKVQSVSPSVGTSVKKGTNVNLGITASG from the coding sequence GTGACGAGCGCGACCACCGACCCCATGCTCGGCCGACTCATCGACGGCCGGTACCAGGTGAAGTCGCGCATCGCCCGCGGGGGCATGGCCACCGTCTACGTCGCCACCGACCTCCGCCTGGACCGCCGGGTCGCGATCAAGGTGATGCACGGCCACCTGGCCGATGACGAGGTCTTCCGGGAGCGCTTCGTCCGTGAGGCGCGCTCGGCGGCGCGACTGGCGCATCCGAACGTGGTGAACGTGTTCGACCAGGGCCAGGACTCCGACATGGCGTACCTCGTCATGGAGTACCTCCCCGGCATGACGCTCCGAGACCTGCTCCGCGAGCGGGGACGCCTCGGGATCGAGCAGGCCGTCGACGTGATGGATGCGGTGCTCGGCGGCCTCGCAGCAGCGCACAAGGCCGGGATCGTCCACCGCGACCTCAAGCCGGAGAACGTGCTGCTCGCCGACGACGGGCGCATCAAGATCGGCGACTTCGGCCTCGCGCGGGCCGCGAGCGCCAACACGGCCACCGGCCAGGCGCTCCTCGGCACGATCGCCTATCTCTCCCCCGAGCTCCTCACCCGGGGCGTCGCCGACACCAGGAGCGACGTCTACGCCGCCGGCATCATGTTCTCGGAGATGCTCGTCGGGGCGCAGCCGTTCACGGGCGACCAGCCGATGCAGATCGCCTTCAAGCACGCGAACGAGCCGATGCCCGTGCCCAGCTCGGCGAACCCCGAGGTGCCCGAGGGGCTCGACGACCTCATCCTGTGGGCGACGGTCAAGGATCCCGAGGAACGGCCCGCCGACGCGAAGGAGATGCTCGACCGGCTGCGCGAGGTGGAGGCCGGGCTCGGCATCGTCCGCCACGCCGGCACGGCGTCGCAGCGCACGATGCTGCTGCCTCCTGAAGCGCTCGGCCCCTCGCCGGACGACCGCTCCACCACGGTGTTCACCGCGCCCTCCGTGCCCGCCGAGGAGGCGGCCGCCGAGGCCGCCGGTCCCGAGGCCACGGTCCAGCTGGTCGCCCGGAAGGCCCGACGGCGTCGTGCACGCGGGTGGTGGCTCCTGGTCGCCGTCCTCGTCGTCGCCGCCGGCCTGGGCGGCACGGGATGGTGGTACTCCGCCGGGCCCGGCTCGATGACCACGATCCCGACCCTGGCCGGATCCGCACCCGACAGCGCACTGGCGCAGCTGCAGGAGATGGGGCTGAAGCCCGACCAGCGTCAGCAGACCAGCCCGACGGTCGCCGCCGGCACCGTCATCGACACCGACCCGCCTGGCGGCACGAGCATCCGCAGCGGATCGGCGGTCACGGTGATCGTCTCGAGCGGGCCCGCGATGCTGGCCGTGCCGACCCTCGCCGGTCTCGCCGAGGCCGACGCGCGCGCCGCCATCACGGCCGCGGGGTTCACCGCGGGCACGTCGACCACCCAGTTCTCCTCCGACGTCGCCTCCGGGGTCGTGATCGCCGCCACCGACCCGTCCGGCACGGCCCTCGGATCCGAGTACGGCGAGCAGCAGACCATCGACCTGGTCGTGTCGCTCGGAGCGGTGCCCGATGTCACCGGACAGACGCTCGACGAGGCGAAGGCCGCACTCGGGGCCGTCGGCCTCGTCGCGACCGAGGGCGCGCAGGACTACAACGAGGACGTCCCGGAGGGATCCGTCTACCAGGCCACCGTGCAGACCGACCCGGTTCGCCCCGGCGACTCCGTCGTCCTCGACGTGTCGCGCGGGCCGGCGCCCGTGCCCGTCCCCAACGTCGAGGGCCTGACCCGCGACGAGGCGAAGCAGGCGCTGCAGGCGGTGGGTCTCGTGCCCGTCTACTCGGTGTTCTGGGATGCGATCCCCAACGCGCTGACGAAGGTGCAGTCGGTCTCGCCCTCGGTGGGCACCTCGGTCAAGAAGGGCACGAACGTCAACCTCGGGATCACCGCCTCCGGCTGA